The proteins below are encoded in one region of Engraulis encrasicolus isolate BLACKSEA-1 chromosome 1, IST_EnEncr_1.0, whole genome shotgun sequence:
- the LOC134457482 gene encoding probable serine/threonine-protein kinase kinX translates to MDASVPPDIGKQEMQEMMDNRQCALQPRDIAFFMEKFEELSRSMADLKEMVQSSCSRHERQGRGVIRVDSWIPLRHRQTSVVNKCQRVQRERERTLLLQKELLVMQVREVGRNTYPSEDERKKDLIRLVNRDAEVQFLLRRCQAAHAPVNVFETERGETESDDDEEEEEEEVVLLKSTNVKTVKKRELKRENKVRQRTNVESETEREMESSASDSESEIRWRRQKRRQWEERQAIMKKGYKITTAQQQMTTTSSSEESLDTEDTDAQTPTQVMMPLEEAPTVKEALLVTNKEPKAVPPHTLKENHSDDNHDHDLCMEACAPLKETGNFPEKEKAMETVSCLTDVKQDESHQENRKKKCKKRFLQTEEMVERENEGENHTDQKRKDGQSATVGLIHDKSMKEEEMDGKENLILEDMDEDREKDVTALARETGKQDREGNGWVKKDMQSDHMTHEVEMEDGARLAMEEDDFFSLDIEIPLDELDEENDTKQIRLSLCKEQDNDLNKELEVFLKEMDKEYNSVKTALLMPSDNGKKEESKTPHNRHDNGMVEKNLPKRLETLNNTPKTSQVARQETTKRDLNAPCGNQKEEISKPAADSKHDAMIPQGRPRPKWVETCRENTVKEERMESKDNLGADLVLEDMDEDSEIEEEARASDTTDTDIGGWKAKYARSDAKSIHSVDTGKEKAVANMENDTQGRNMEEIKLEEINHRNERSPKMTDLTNSKVDEEEDKLDEREIKRLFEEPKEENWEEDDWLSDSEELLEEMNEDKETAHNRHDNGMVERVLPKRLETLNNTPKTSQAAWQETTKRELNAPCGNRKEEISNPAADSKHDAMIPHGRHRPKWLETCRDNAVKEERMQSKDNLGADLVLEDLDEDSEIAEEARASDTTDTDVCGWKAKYARSDAKSVRSVNTGKQKTEAKMENGAQGRIKEKVKLEEINHGNERSPKMTDLTTSEVNEEDKLDERDIKRLFEEQKEEDGEEDDWLSEAEKLLEEMNEDKETEKRTLTAWRKNVEKGSSKVVQSRYDDQQDRANPKRVEPRNDKRKTPQVSWLEDSIGVLHQEQDVKKVEMSKDAVMSTHDEMNHMVVDRFRARRLEPLNDKRNTPQMSWLEDSNSVLHQEPEVKTVEKYNRKTSQMPWLEDTTQAKKDETMLKDEEEEDWILEAEKLLEEMNEDKVTENRRLTTSKKNVEKESSKVVKSRYDDQQDRPNPRRLEPRNDKRKTPQVSWLEDSTGVLHQEPKVKTVEMPKDAVMSTHDEMNHMVDRFRARRLEPLNNKRKTSQVSWLEDNNVVLHQEPEVKTVEKYNSKTSQMPWLEDKIKSTQAKQDETTAKDDEEDDWLLEAEQLLKEIDAAEDKQKTGFKYRR, encoded by the exons ATGGATGCATCCGTTCCACCAGACATCGGAAAGCAGGAGATGCAGGAGATGATGGACAACAGACAGTGTGCACTGCAGCCAAGAGACATTGCTTTCTTTATGGAGAAGTTTGAGGAGCTGAGCAGGTCAATGGCTGATCTAAAGGAAATGGTCCAGAGCAGCTGCAGTAGACATGAAAGACAAGGAAGAGGGGTCATACGTGTGGATAGCTGGATTCCACTGAGACATCGTCAGACGTCCGTTGTGAACAAATGCCAAAGAGtgcagagggagcgagagaggacgCTGCTACTCCAGAAGGAGCTCCTGGTTATGCAagtgagggaggtggggaggaacACCTATCCATCTGAGGACGAGAGGAAAAAGGACCTCATCAGACTCGTGAACCGGGATGCAGAGGTTCAGTTTTTGCTCAGGAGATGCCAAGCCGCCCATGCCCCTGTCAATGTGTTTGAGACGGAGCGCGGCGAGACcgagagtgatgatgatgaggaggaggaggaggaggaggtggtgctgtTGAAGAGCACAAATGTGAAAACGGTCAAGAAGAGGGAGCTGAAACGAGAGAACAAAGTGAGACAACGCACAAACGTGGAGTCTGAGACTGAGCGAGAGATGGAGTCATCTGCGTCTGACAGTGAAAGTGAGATAAGATGGAGACGACAAAAAAGGAGACAGTGGGAAGAGCGCCAAGCTATAATGAAAAAAGGCTACAAAATAACAACTGCTCAACAACAAATGACAACCACATCATCATCAGAGGAATCTCTGGATACAGAGGACACAGACGCGCAGACTCCGACTCAGGTCATGATGCCATTGGAGGAGGCACCCACGGTCAAAGAAGCCCTTTTGGTGACCAATAAGGAACCAAAGGCTGTGCCGCCGCACACGCTGAAGGAAAACCACAGCGATGATAATCACGATCATGACCTATGCATGGAAGCGTGTGCACCTCTGAAAGAAACGGGGAACTTCCCTGAAAAAGAGAAAGCGATGGAAACCGTGAGCTGTCTGACCGATGTGAAACAAGATGAAAGCCATCAGGAGAATAGAAAGAAGAAATGCAAGAAACGTTTCCTTCAGACTGAGGAAATGGTTGAAAGAGAAAATGAAGGGGAAAATCACACTGACCAAAAGAGAAAGGATGGACAGTCAGCCACAGTTGGACTCATTCATGACAAATCAATGAAGGAGGAGGAAATGGATGGTAAGGAAAATCTGATTTTGGAAGATATGGATGAGGACCGTGAGAAAGATGTTACGGCACTGGCTAGGGAAACTGGTAAACAGGACAGAGAAGGTAATGGATGGGTAAAAAAGGACATGCAGAGTGATCACATGACACATGAGGTTGAAATGGAGGATGGGGCACGACTAGCGATGGAGGAGGATGACTTCTTCTCCTTAGACATAGAAATCCCTCTTGACGAGTTAGATGAGGAAAATGACACCAAACAGATAAGATTATCTCTCTGCAAAGAACAGGACAATGACTTGAACAAGGAGCTGGAAGTGTTTTTAAAAGAGATGGACAAGGAATATAACTCGGTTAAGACAGCGTTATTAATGCCGAGTGACAATGGCAAAAAAGAAGAGTCAAAAACCCCACACAACAGGCATGACAACGGTATGGTGGAAAAAAATCTACCAAAAAGGCTGGAGACACTAAATAACACGCCAAAAACTTCTCAGGTGGCAAGGCAGGAGACAACTAAAAGAGACTTAAACGCTCCGTGTGGAAATCAGAAAGAAGAGATTTCAAAACCGGCAGCAGACAGCAAACATGATGCCATGATTCCACAAGGGAGACCCAGACCAAAATGGGTGGAGACGTGCCGTGAAAATACAGTGaaggaggagagaatggagagcaAGGACAATCTTGGAGCTGATTTAGTTTTAGAGGACATGGATGAAGACAGTGAGATAGAGGAAGAGGCAAGGGCGtcagacacaacagacacagataTTGGTGGATGGAAAGCAAAATATGCCCGGAGTGACGCTAAATCCATACATTCAGTAGACACGGGGAAAGAAAAAGCTGTGGCCAACATGGAGAATGACACACAAGGCAGGAATATGGAAGAAATTAAGTTGGAAGAAATTAATCACAGAAATGAAAGGTCACCCAAAATGACAGACCTCACAAACAGCAAAGTcgacgaagaagaagacaaaTTAGATGAGAGGGAGATTAAAAGGCTGTTTGAGGAACCAAAAGAGGAAAATTGGGAGGAGGATGACTGGCTCTCAGATTCTGAGGAGCTGCTGGAAGAGATGAACGAGGACAAGGAGACTGCACACAACAGGCATGACAACGGTATGGTGGAAAGAGTTCTACCAAAAAGGCTAGAGACACTAAATAACACGCCAAAAACGTCTCAGGCGGCATGGCAGGAGACAACTAAAAGAGAGTTAAACGCTCCGTGTGGAAATCGAAAAGAAGAGATTTCAAATCCGGCAGCAGACAGCAAACATGATGCCATGATTCCACACGGGAGACACAGGCCAAAGTGGCTGGAGACGTGCCGTGACAACGCAGTGAAGGAGGAGAGAATGCAGAGCAAGGACAATCTCGGAGCTGATTTAGTTTTAGAGGACTTGGATGAAGACAGTGAGATAGCGGAAGAGGCAAGGGCGTCAGATACAacagacacagatgtttgtggATGGAAAGCAAAATATGCCCGGAGTGACGCTAAATCCGTACGTTCAGTAAACACGGGGAAACAAAAGACGGAGGCCAAAATGGAGAATGGGGCACAAGGCAGGATTAAGGAAAAAGTTAAGTTGGAAGAAATAAATCACGGAAATGAGAGGTCACCCAAGATGACGGACCTCACAACCAGCGAAGTCAACGAAGAAGACAAATTAGATGAGAGGGATATTAAAAGGCTGTTTGAGGAACAAaaagaggaagatggggaggaggatgACTGGCTCTCGGAGGCTGAAAAGCTGTTGGAAGAAATGAACGAAGACAAGGAGACTGAGAAGAGAACATTAACTGCCTGGAGGAAAAATGTTGAAAAGGGGAGTTCAAAAGTTGTGCAGAGCAGGTATGATGATCAACAGGACAGGGCTAACCCAAAAAGGGTAGAGCCACGGAATGACAAGAGAAAGACTCCTCAGGTGTCATGGTTGGAAGACAGTATAGGGGTTCTGCACCAAGAACAAGACGTGAAGAAAGTGGAGATGTCAAAGGATGCAGTGATGAGCACACATGATGAAATGAATCATATGGTGGTGGACAGATTTAGAGCAAGAAGGTTAGAGCCACTGAATGACAAGAGAAATACTCCTCAGATGTCATGGCTGGAAGACAGTAATTCGGTTCTGCACCAAGAACCAGAGGTGAAGACAGTGGAGAAATACAATAGAAAGACTTCTCAGATGCCATGGCTGGAAGACACGACTCAGGCTAAAAAGGATGAGACAATGCtgaaggacgaggaggaggaagactggATCTTGGAGGCTGAAAAGCTTTTGGAAGAGATGAACGAAGACAAGGTGACTGAGAACAGAAGATTAACTACCTCGAAGAAAAATGTTGAAAAGGAAAGTTCAAAAGTTGTGAAGAGCAGGTATGATGATCAACAGGACAGGCCTAACCCAAGAAGGTTAGAGCCACGGAATGACAAGAGAAAGACTCCTCAGGTGTCATGGTTGGAAGACAGTACAGGGGTTCTGCACCAAGAACCAAAGGTGAAGACAGTGGAGATGCCAAAGGATGCAGTGATGAGCACACATGATGAAATGAATCATATGGTGGACAGATTTAGAGCAAGAAGGTTAGAGCCACTGAATAACAAGAGAAAGACTTCTCAGGTGTCATGGCTGGAAGACAATAATGTGGTTCTGCACCAAGAACCAGAGGTGAAGACAGTGGAGAAATACAATAGCAAGACTTCTCAGATGCCATGGCTGGAAGACAAAATAAAGTCTACTCAGGCTAAACAGGATGAGACAACAGCAAAGGACGACGAGGAGGATGACTGGCTCTTAGAGGCCGAACAACTTTTGAAGGAGATTGACGCGGCTGAGGACAAACAGAAGACAGG GTTCAAGTATAGACGTTGA
- the LOC134457491 gene encoding zinc finger CCCH domain-containing protein 6-like produces the protein MALANLFSSPPGEVDFDKIVTKTRSEQPHHNRKPTDSTPKNENFNKKRNKKKRKRGQPTDSTWTRCEFQNKKKFHAVSHEYEDQTVDNQKLSQHGKRINTTALSSPSDRLGVNADGGWKNESNGNGDGGNRRQHDNNNKHRRNPNGPNIQDGQSRHGGKNVTFQEKKHVNATNKHQRNAFHQGPGAGGKKGRHQPRMQRSRPKWEERKPFMTPEFKEQNSIDVNGRLICKHFLADRCLKGEGCQFEHSRDLGGFKFHEVCKFYIQGFCMRGDSCLYMHSAFPCKFFHRGRGCQNQDSCRFSHAPLTELTERILDKFLEELKAKHQPLEPEPEPEPAADPLANTKTCEGFLANTKTLNFYSAAENSEPEPVRPFSFGANSAEFQPERPVSVLIPVPIAVTISQQPTQSADHTDSPVQSGAASTSESQISLVEQGPAEQPERPTASNSTARPSSSSSPSSSSSASKDAQNLLRATAIERPQSPRTPDPPSTPSVLRNLFSHLSPCRSDYDNDDDDDDDNGNIDGEEDEMTVKMKTELEGDATSNSTDPVPLVDATTFCTEVPREHGGAGSHSKASTPAATDHQLGLMTNPLPKGRNLVQEPQRHQHLVVPPPSNPPVPCSTPIASHLRKYRPLAVDLSPLPSLSLTAYHQTPQPHDATPGHLTSVADTQEAAPEQCVARSQGAGIKKTLTGELQGRHSLPVQSLSWANSSKCKDQKRR, from the exons ATGGCATTAGCAAACTTATTTTCTAGCCCACCGGGTGAAGTGGATTTTGATAAAATTGTGACGAAAACAAG GTCAGAACAGCCCCATCACAACCGAAAGCCGACTGACTCGACCCCCAAGAACGAAAACTTCAACAAGAAAAGgaacaaaaagaaaaggaaacgA GGCCAGCCAACCGACAGTACATGGACAAGGTGTGAATTTCAAAACAAGAAAAAGTTCCATGCTGTTTCACATGAATATGAAGATCAAACAGTTGATAATCAAAAGCTGAGCCAGCATGGAAAACGCATCAACACCACTGCTCTGTCAAGTCCGTCTGACAGACTTGGTGTGAATGCTGATG GTGGTTGGAAGAATGAATCAAATGGTAATGGTGATGGAGGTAACAGAAGAcaacatgacaacaacaacaagcacagAAGAAATCCCAATGGCCCTAATATACAAGACGGTCAGTCGAGGCACGGGGGTAAAAACGTCACGTTTCAGGAGAAGAAACACGTAAACGCAACCAACAAACACCAAAGAAATGCATTCCATCAAGGACCAGGAGCTggtggaaagaaaggaagacaccAGCCGCGAATG CAGAGAAGCCGTCccaaatgggaggagaggaaaccCTTCATGACCCCAGAGTTCAAAGAGCAGAACTCCATAGACGTGAACGGACGGCTCATCTGCAAGCACTTTCTAGCAGACCGATGCCTGAAG GGCGAAGGGTGCCAGTTTGAACACTCCCGTGACCTTGGCGGTTTCAAGTTCCATGAAGTGTGCAAATTCTACATTCAGGGCTTTTGCATGCGTGGAGACAGTTGCCTCTACATGCAC AGCGCTTTTCCCTGCAAGTTCTTCCACAGAGGGCGGGGGTGCCAGAATCAGGACTCCTGCAGGTTCTCCCATGCTCCCCTGACTGAGCTCACAGAGCGGATCCTAGACAAG TTTCTTGAGGAGCTAAAGGCAAAACATCAACCGTTGGAGCCAGAACCGGAGCCTGAGCCTGCAGCGGACCCCTTGGCCAACACAAAAACCTGTGAAGGCTTCCTGGCCAACACAAAAAC GTTGAATTTTTACAGTGCGGCCGAAAACTCTGAACCCGAGCCCGTGCGCCCCTTCAGTTTTGGAGCAAACAGCGCAGAGTTTCAACCCGAGCGTCCCGTCTCTGTCCTCATCCCCGTCCCCATCGCCGTCACCATCTCCCAACAGCCAACACAATCAGCGGACCACACAGACTCACCAGTGCAGAGTGGAGCTGCATCGACATCCGAGTCCCAAATATCCCTCGTGGAGCAAGGACCAGCTGAACAGCCAGAACGGCCAACTGCCAGCAACTCCACTGCTCgtccatcatcctcctcttccccctcctcctcctcatcagcaTCTAAAGATGCACAAAACCTCCTCAGAGCAACTGCCATTGAGAGGCCTCAATCGCCAAGAACTCCAG ATCCTCCATCGACTCCATCAGTCCTGAGAAATCTTTTCTCCCACCTGAGCCCGTGTCGATCGGattatgataatgatgatgatgatgatgatgacaacggcAACATTGATGGTGAAGAAGATGAGATGACGGTTAAGATGAAGACGGAGCTGGAGGGAGATGCAACCAGCAACTCAACTGACCCAG TTCCCCTGGTTGATGCGACAACATTCTGCACGGAGGTTCCCAGAGAACACGGCGGGGCGGGGAGCCACAGCAAAGCCTCAACACCAGCAGCCACAGATCACCAGCTTGGCCTAATGACAAATCCGTTGCCAAAGGGCAGAAACTTGGTCCAGGAGCCCCAAAGACATCAACACCTTGTGGTCCCCCCACCCTCCAATCCCCCAGTCCCCTGCTCTACCCCCATCGCAAGCCATCTCAGAAAGTACAGGCCCCTAGCTGTGGACCTCtcgcctcttccttctctctccttaacAGCCTACCACCAGACCCCTCAGCCTCATGATGCCACGCCGGGCCATCTCACCTCTGTTGCGGACACTCAGGAGGCAGCGCCAGAGCAGTGTGTGGCTCGGTCCCAGGGGGCCGGGATCAAAAAGACATTAACGGGGGAGTTACAGGGCCGGCACAGTCTGCCAGTACAGAGCCTGAGCTGGGCAAACTCCTCGAAATGCAAAGACCAAAAACGGCGCTGA